In a single window of the Papaver somniferum cultivar HN1 chromosome 8, ASM357369v1, whole genome shotgun sequence genome:
- the LOC113306050 gene encoding uncharacterized protein LOC113306050 — translation MVATGVNGNQGFFLFAYALVPGEDIEEWEWFKENLHHCVDSRPITFITDRHEGLKQSIPKMLLGCQVHRNIDPKHWANAFFVGCRYGTHSSTIAESFNNWILPERDLPPAALVDEIRINIMRMSAERRELGRNYSYSLTPIYKALLKSHVDIGRPWSVTESGNGIYEVHSPSSHDVDLMHMTCTFQRWKVFGFPCARSTAAITMSGIDMLRFVQPYFGSNNFRHTYAPAIRPILNYDRPEAYEPEERFLPGISRPPPGRPPKKRIRGAYEKDKRTMKCSNCKKIGNHNKATCRVLMLE, via the exons ATGGTTGCCACTGGTGTGAATGGAAACCAAG GATTTTTTCTTTTTGCGTATGCTTTAGTTCCTGGAGAAGACATTGAAGAGTGGGAGTGGTTTAAGGAGAACTTGCATCATTGTGTCGACTCTCGTCCTATCACCTTTATCACTGATCGTCATGAAGGGCTGAAGCAAAGTATTCCCAA GATGTTGTTGGGTTGCCAAGTACATAGAAATATCGATCCCAAGCATTGGGCAAATGCTTTCTTCGTAGGATGTAGGTATGGGACACACTCGTCAACTATTGCAGAGTCTTTCAATAACTGGATTCTTCCTGAAAGGGATCTGCCTCCAGCTGCTCTTGTTGATGAGATTAGGATAAATATTATGAGGATGAGTGCAGAAAGGCGTGAGCTCGGTAGAAATTATAGTTATAGTTTGACTCCCATCTATAAAGCTCTACTCAAGTCACATGTCGATATAGGGCGTCCATGGAGTGTTACGGAGTCAGGTAATGGTATATATGAGGTTCACTCTCCTAGCTCTCATGATGTTGATCTGATGCATATGACGTGCACTTTCCAGAGATGGAAAGTGTTTGGTTTCCCATGTGCTCGCTCCACTGCTGCTATTACTATGAGTGGTATTGATATGTTGAGGTTTGTTCAGCCTTACTTTGGTTCGAATAATTTTCGCCATACGTATGCTCCTGCAATTCGACCCATTCTCAATTACGACAGGCCAGAAGCGTATGAACCTGAAGAGAGATTCCTACCTGGTATTTCAAGACCACCTCCAGGAAGACCACCAAAGAAGCGCATTCGTGGTGCTTATGAGAAGGATAAGAGGACTATGAAGTGCTCAAATTGCAAGAAGATTGGGAACCACAACAAAGCTACCTGTCGTGTATTAATGCTGGAGTAG